A genomic stretch from Pseudomonas mendocina includes:
- a CDS encoding exopolysaccharide transport family protein produces MIEIRSFRDLLRLLFIFKREFRLAAISALVIIVLGAFLLPPKYESTARLLVKPGRDSTLPIEVSDRQTLVMPSTQRDPIVDEELMLTGRPIIRQVAERYLEVLANQPPPESLWKRTKFYVKKGIGAVFDGIRVTLETFGIIEETTALERLAKDLKKKFSVTHEPGSTVMEISFSWSEPEVAQAVVKAWVDIYLQERTQALGRKSLYVFYENQTAESAAQIKDFKDQILQHLDKLGAASIEDRLQDLSERINILRGERFNTIRLIASSDSALESTRKQLKGLPGEVVTVRQIALNPAQQDLRRLLNQKRLERADMLRTYTDNAPPVLALNASIAALEKEVELEGDTVQSSEDRAPNTLSIHLQRVLLDESSNNAALKSQLREQEKQLKELESQRREAMAMEPTIERLNRELRATERNYALYVDSLEKSRIDRELDNSQISNISIIEEATYNPGRIFPKTLLMLFLALPFSVAVGLLVVYLCYLLDQRIHDGGLTEEKLGLPLWSTLPEQDKGEAHSNAFTASVYRLYSLLPYAQIEKTGLTLGLVSARPGEGVSFIISKLQQVLEENGVRVRVDGGPAQPGEVVLLDAPALTSSSGAFTKLRQADLIALVVEAQKSTVPVIQNALYILTTAFGKVDGIIINRRRFEVPSKVLQTIARYRSAF; encoded by the coding sequence ATGATTGAAATTCGTTCTTTTCGTGATTTGCTGCGGCTGCTGTTCATTTTCAAGCGTGAATTCCGCCTGGCCGCTATCAGCGCACTGGTCATTATTGTGTTGGGTGCGTTTTTGCTCCCTCCTAAATACGAGTCCACAGCCCGCCTGCTGGTTAAGCCCGGACGTGACTCTACCCTGCCAATTGAAGTCAGCGACCGTCAGACACTGGTAATGCCCAGCACTCAACGCGACCCGATCGTTGATGAAGAGCTGATGTTGACCGGCCGCCCGATCATCCGCCAGGTTGCCGAACGCTATCTGGAAGTGCTGGCCAATCAGCCACCACCTGAAAGCCTGTGGAAACGCACTAAGTTCTACGTGAAGAAAGGCATTGGCGCGGTCTTTGACGGTATTCGCGTGACGCTGGAAACCTTCGGCATCATCGAAGAGACCACAGCACTCGAACGTCTGGCTAAAGACTTGAAGAAGAAGTTCTCGGTCACTCATGAGCCTGGCTCCACAGTGATGGAAATCAGCTTCAGTTGGAGTGAGCCTGAAGTTGCTCAAGCTGTCGTCAAAGCCTGGGTCGATATCTATCTGCAAGAACGCACGCAGGCGTTGGGTCGCAAGAGCCTGTACGTGTTTTATGAAAACCAAACGGCTGAGTCAGCAGCCCAGATCAAAGACTTCAAAGATCAAATTCTCCAGCACCTCGACAAGCTAGGTGCCGCCAGTATTGAAGATCGCCTTCAAGACCTTTCCGAGCGCATCAACATTTTGCGCGGCGAACGCTTTAACACAATTCGCCTGATCGCCTCTTCAGACAGCGCGCTGGAAAGCACCCGCAAGCAACTCAAAGGGCTGCCGGGCGAAGTCGTCACGGTCCGCCAGATTGCTCTCAACCCTGCCCAACAAGACCTGCGCCGCCTGCTTAACCAAAAGCGCCTTGAACGTGCCGACATGCTGCGCACCTACACGGATAATGCGCCACCTGTACTGGCGCTAAACGCCTCGATCGCAGCACTGGAGAAAGAAGTCGAGCTTGAGGGGGATACCGTACAAAGCTCTGAAGATCGTGCACCCAACACCCTGTCGATCCACCTGCAACGCGTGCTGCTGGATGAGAGCAGCAACAACGCCGCCCTGAAAAGCCAGCTCAGAGAACAGGAAAAGCAGCTCAAAGAACTTGAGAGCCAACGCCGCGAAGCGATGGCAATGGAGCCGACGATCGAGCGCCTTAACCGTGAGCTGCGCGCAACCGAGCGCAACTACGCGCTGTATGTCGACAGCTTGGAAAAATCTCGGATTGACCGTGAGCTGGATAACAGCCAGATCAGCAATATTTCGATAATCGAAGAAGCCACCTACAACCCAGGTCGGATTTTCCCGAAAACCTTGCTGATGCTATTCCTTGCCCTCCCCTTCAGTGTGGCCGTAGGTCTGCTGGTGGTTTATCTGTGCTACCTGCTCGACCAGCGCATCCATGATGGTGGTCTGACTGAGGAGAAACTCGGCCTGCCGCTATGGAGTACGCTTCCTGAGCAGGACAAAGGAGAAGCTCATAGCAATGCCTTCACAGCCAGTGTTTATCGACTCTACAGCCTGCTGCCCTATGCCCAGATAGAGAAAACCGGTCTAACCCTGGGCCTGGTTTCAGCTCGCCCAGGCGAAGGTGTCAGCTTCATCATCAGCAAGCTGCAACAGGTTCTGGAAGAAAATGGTGTGCGCGTGCGCGTGGATGGTGGCCCCGCTCAACCCGGTGAAGTCGTCCTGCTAGATGCACCCGCCCTGACCAGCAGCAGCGGCGCATTCACTAAACTGCGTCAGGCCGACCTGATCGCACTGGTCGTTGAAGCCCAGAAGAGTACTGTACCGGTGATTCAGAATGCCCTGTACATTCTGACTACAGCGTTTGGCAAGGTCGATGGCATCATCATTAACCGCCGCCGTTTCGAAGTACCAAGCAAAGTCCTGCAAACAATCGCCCGTTACAGGAGCGCGTTTTGA
- a CDS encoding glycosyltransferase translates to MRIALLAPLPPEQNGIADYANNFRQALMALGIEVVTPLQGKAVSGSNVGQVLNSVDWEGIDLIHAELGGGRLTEFLALRELRKRLPGVPMTATVHDPERIVWRREQLPWPLTLLERLPSPLPQAAVVLADPLTLREERQLARSLDRIVTLTNTGAQCLSHRMQLEPGKVAVIHHGNLPIPAAPLPPLEPLRLLYFGFIYRGKGIEDLIHALANLFATQPELRQRVRLTLAGGTSAEMAFAGKANYLQQLEQQIAELDLTHAIDWKLNLPAQEIAATIQAHHVMVLPYRESKKLSLLGRQRGTSGALSWAAACGRGAITSNARSFAEEVSHGNGSLFRQGDVASLAEELLKLAKAPELAQGWADRAQAIGTERLWANTARHFYDIFSTLMDHRA, encoded by the coding sequence ATGAGGATTGCTCTGTTGGCGCCTTTGCCACCGGAACAGAACGGGATCGCCGACTACGCCAATAACTTTCGCCAAGCATTAATGGCACTGGGTATTGAGGTCGTAACCCCGCTCCAAGGTAAAGCTGTCAGCGGCAGTAATGTCGGCCAAGTACTGAACTCGGTGGATTGGGAAGGCATCGACCTCATCCATGCCGAACTTGGCGGCGGCAGGCTCACGGAGTTTTTAGCACTGCGTGAGCTGCGTAAGCGCCTGCCTGGTGTGCCCATGACTGCGACCGTGCATGACCCGGAGCGCATCGTCTGGCGGCGAGAACAGCTGCCCTGGCCACTGACCTTGCTCGAGCGCCTGCCCAGCCCGCTGCCTCAGGCAGCTGTTGTTCTAGCAGACCCTTTGACCCTGCGTGAAGAGCGCCAGCTGGCCCGCAGCCTGGACCGCATCGTAACGCTGACTAACACCGGTGCTCAGTGCCTCTCACACCGCATGCAACTGGAGCCGGGGAAAGTCGCTGTTATTCACCACGGCAACCTGCCCATTCCGGCAGCGCCGTTGCCCCCACTGGAACCACTGCGCCTGCTCTATTTCGGTTTCATCTATCGCGGCAAAGGCATTGAGGACTTAATCCACGCTCTGGCCAACCTGTTTGCGACCCAGCCTGAGCTGCGCCAACGTGTCCGGCTGACCCTCGCCGGTGGCACCTCAGCGGAGATGGCCTTCGCAGGTAAAGCTAACTACCTGCAGCAACTCGAACAGCAGATAGCCGAACTCGATTTGACCCATGCAATTGACTGGAAACTCAATCTGCCTGCGCAAGAGATAGCCGCGACCATTCAGGCCCATCACGTCATGGTATTGCCGTACCGCGAGTCGAAGAAGCTATCACTCCTCGGCCGCCAGCGTGGAACCAGCGGGGCATTGTCTTGGGCTGCGGCCTGTGGCCGCGGGGCCATTACCTCAAACGCCAGATCCTTTGCTGAAGAGGTCTCGCACGGCAATGGCAGTCTGTTCCGCCAGGGTGATGTGGCGTCGTTGGCCGAGGAACTACTCAAGCTTGCCAAAGCCCCAGAGCTGGCCCAAGGTTGGGCCGACCGCGCTCAGGCAATTGGCACGGAACGGCTCTGGGCCAATACTGCCCGACACTTTTATGACATATTCAGTACCTTGATGGACCACCGCGCATGA
- a CDS encoding polysaccharide biosynthesis/export family protein: MKRPLLMLALLALAACNTPARIPVPDSDTVDQGKLALTELAKLPPALERIRVGDILRIVRDSGEMPTLSAINTSTIYELTLYTVLTDGSFYYPFIGQVKAANRTPQEIADELRTKLASIYREPGVTVNINQAPGNTVFVGGAVRNPSAVPIPVANNMEQAIMGVGGILPVGDARRVALLREDENGRYNAYFLDFSQLLATGPEGRKSLPLQRGDIIFVPKSMVGDRIEGVDVYLNQLLPFTKSMGVGFSYTVNDN; the protein is encoded by the coding sequence ATGAAGCGTCCACTACTCATGCTTGCCCTGCTGGCACTGGCTGCTTGCAACACGCCGGCGCGCATTCCTGTGCCTGATAGCGATACTGTCGACCAAGGCAAACTGGCACTAACTGAACTGGCCAAACTTCCGCCGGCCCTTGAGCGCATCCGTGTTGGCGATATCCTCAGAATTGTCCGGGACTCAGGTGAAATGCCGACCTTGTCGGCCATCAACACCAGCACCATTTATGAATTGACCCTATATACCGTGCTAACTGACGGCAGCTTTTACTACCCCTTCATCGGACAGGTAAAGGCCGCTAACCGTACCCCACAAGAAATTGCCGACGAGCTACGCACCAAACTGGCCAGCATTTACCGAGAGCCAGGTGTGACCGTAAATATCAACCAGGCCCCCGGTAATACCGTTTTTGTCGGTGGTGCGGTTCGTAACCCATCGGCTGTGCCCATTCCAGTCGCCAATAACATGGAGCAAGCCATCATGGGTGTTGGCGGCATCCTTCCAGTGGGTGACGCTCGCCGCGTCGCCCTGCTACGCGAGGACGAAAACGGTCGGTACAACGCCTACTTCCTTGATTTCAGCCAGTTGTTGGCCACCGGCCCAGAAGGTCGCAAAAGCCTTCCGTTACAGCGCGGCGACATCATTTTCGTGCCCAAATCCATGGTCGGCGACCGGATTGAAGGGGTCGACGTCTATCTCAACCAACTGCTGCCATTCACCAAATCCATGGGTGTTGGCTTCAGCTATACCGTTAACGACAACTAA
- a CDS encoding cellulase family glycosylhydrolase, producing MKARSRVLLFALLAIFLVLILSTLLGKQADAQIQVLKAPREVVWKDFLGVNTQFLWFSPERYQKQIDRLEALGLNWVRIDLHWDRLEVAEDDYRMGALDVLVKDLQKRDLNTLFYLVGSARFITTAPKSSPFQDQFPPQDPVVFAQRMAMLADRYPSVAAWQVWNEPNLIGFWRPEADPKGYAELLQASTIALRQVQPEKPVVAAGMAFFSEMPNGQTMFDELSKLGAQHLGTVAAYHPYTQLPEGNDPAKLDFIEKANFVNQALRNSGVPEIWSTEWGWSAYKGPKEAQDIIGVNGQADYVIRRLALMSALDYDRIFLFTLSDLDHRASVRDRDYGLLDLDANPKPVYLALQRFLKVTGPKLTPADPPVAEQLPQGTFSIGWTREDGRHIWLFWSAQGGEVTLPKLSKATLHDPLSGKVTELNGKTGLQVPVKSSLQMLVWE from the coding sequence ATGAAAGCCCGTAGCCGCGTACTGCTCTTCGCCTTGCTGGCGATATTTTTGGTTTTGATCCTCTCAACCCTGTTGGGAAAACAGGCTGACGCTCAGATTCAGGTACTTAAGGCACCTCGCGAGGTCGTTTGGAAAGATTTTCTAGGCGTTAATACCCAGTTCCTCTGGTTTAGCCCCGAGCGTTACCAAAAACAGATAGACCGCCTTGAGGCATTAGGCCTCAACTGGGTTCGAATTGATTTGCACTGGGATCGGCTTGAAGTCGCCGAAGACGACTACCGCATGGGAGCCCTGGATGTGCTGGTCAAAGACCTGCAAAAGCGCGACCTGAACACACTCTTTTATCTTGTCGGTTCAGCACGCTTTATCACTACGGCTCCGAAATCATCCCCGTTTCAGGATCAGTTTCCGCCGCAAGACCCGGTTGTATTTGCACAACGCATGGCCATGCTCGCAGACCGTTACCCGAGTGTCGCAGCCTGGCAGGTTTGGAACGAGCCTAACCTAATCGGCTTTTGGCGCCCCGAAGCGGACCCCAAAGGCTATGCTGAGCTGCTGCAAGCCAGCACCATTGCACTGCGTCAAGTACAACCCGAGAAGCCTGTCGTCGCGGCAGGCATGGCATTTTTCAGTGAAATGCCAAACGGCCAGACCATGTTTGATGAACTGAGCAAACTTGGCGCCCAGCATTTGGGGACTGTAGCCGCCTACCATCCCTATACCCAGCTCCCGGAAGGCAACGATCCCGCCAAGCTGGACTTTATTGAGAAAGCCAACTTTGTAAACCAAGCCCTGCGTAACAGCGGTGTTCCGGAAATCTGGAGTACCGAATGGGGCTGGTCCGCCTACAAAGGGCCGAAAGAGGCTCAGGACATCATCGGCGTAAACGGTCAGGCCGACTACGTCATACGCCGTCTGGCCCTGATGAGCGCCTTGGATTACGACCGGATTTTCCTCTTCACCCTGAGTGATCTCGATCACCGAGCCAGCGTGCGTGACCGCGACTACGGCCTGCTGGATCTGGATGCCAACCCCAAACCGGTCTACCTAGCCCTGCAACGCTTCCTCAAGGTGACCGGGCCGAAGTTGACACCTGCCGATCCACCTGTGGCCGAACAATTGCCCCAAGGTACTTTTAGTATCGGCTGGACCCGCGAAGATGGCCGCCATATCTGGCTGTTCTGGTCTGCTCAAGGGGGCGAAGTGACCCTTCCCAAATTGAGCAAAGCCACGTTGCACGATCCATTGAGCGGCAAGGTTACCGAGCTTAACGGCAAGACAGGCTTACAGGTTCCCGTTAAATCCAGCCTGCAAATGCTGGTCTGGGAGTAA
- a CDS encoding glycosyltransferase family 2 protein, which produces MRVALIIPTRNAGPHVDLQLPALAAQTRQPDEIFIVDSSSTDNTVARYREFGARVEVIPVETFNHGGTRRWASQQVNADVLIYMTQDAIPASPDSFANLLESLCSEPDIGVAYGRQLPHKGADILSAQSRHFNYPQQSRTKRRKDSDELGIKTCFSSDSFSAYRTDALEKSGGFPEDVIGSEDAYVAARLLLKGYAVRYAANAEVHHSHNYSLLEEFRRYFDIGVFYGRERWIRQTFGDAKNEGLRYFIQEVRTLIKARAIHLIPEAIMRTVLKLVGYRLGQTEHKLPLSFKRRISMFPGYWK; this is translated from the coding sequence ATGCGTGTAGCCCTCATCATACCCACCCGCAACGCGGGTCCCCATGTCGACCTCCAATTACCAGCTCTGGCAGCCCAAACCCGTCAGCCAGACGAAATATTCATTGTCGATAGCAGCTCCACCGACAACACAGTTGCTCGCTACCGTGAGTTTGGAGCGCGCGTCGAAGTCATTCCCGTTGAAACATTCAACCATGGCGGCACCCGACGCTGGGCAAGCCAGCAGGTCAACGCCGATGTTTTGATCTACATGACCCAGGACGCCATACCGGCCTCCCCGGACAGTTTTGCCAATTTACTGGAGTCACTCTGCTCTGAGCCGGATATTGGCGTCGCCTATGGACGACAGTTGCCGCACAAGGGTGCCGATATTCTTAGCGCACAATCGCGCCACTTTAACTACCCGCAACAGAGCAGAACCAAGCGGCGTAAAGACTCTGACGAACTGGGCATCAAAACCTGCTTCAGCTCAGACTCTTTCTCGGCCTATCGGACAGATGCATTGGAGAAGTCGGGCGGTTTTCCTGAAGATGTCATTGGCAGTGAAGATGCCTACGTGGCAGCTCGCTTGCTACTCAAGGGTTATGCCGTGCGCTATGCCGCTAATGCAGAAGTACACCACTCCCACAACTACAGCCTCCTGGAAGAGTTTCGCCGCTACTTCGACATTGGCGTCTTCTATGGAAGAGAACGCTGGATTCGCCAGACCTTTGGCGACGCCAAGAATGAAGGCTTACGCTATTTCATTCAGGAAGTCAGGACTTTGATTAAGGCACGTGCCATACATCTCATACCTGAAGCAATCATGCGAACAGTTCTCAAGTTAGTCGGCTACCGTCTCGGCCAGACCGAGCACAAGTTGCCACTGTCCTTTAAACGCCGTATCAGCATGTTTCCGGGCTACTGGAAATAA
- a CDS encoding glycosyltransferase family 4 protein: MRILWILSYSPWPTTSGGKTRQYHLLRSLAQRGHRITLLMHSKQPVTAEERKALEPLLERLIVLPRRPLRSLKTIAAALFAPYPLLTSTNGLSKGLEHAARDLLQEHWDIVQIEHSYTFQPYEKVLREKQQPFVMTEHNVESSLGSATYANMPAWLKPFVHYDQWRYRRWERRVMQQAAQVIAVTEQDAQRLGSMLGRKLPVVVNGVDCSYFAGAQPAPEQQRILFLGNYEYAPNVDAAKWMLDEIMPLIWDKCPDARLSVCGYALPEEWAQRWPDARIEWQGFVPDLLALQSTSSVFLAPLRHGGGSKLKVLEALAAGLPLATTAQGASGLALKPGQDYLAGETPEQLAEAVVQLLRSPETAKRMGENGRAYARQHHDWSVAAAQLEQVYATLNADQTACA; encoded by the coding sequence ATGCGTATTCTGTGGATCCTGTCCTATTCCCCCTGGCCGACCACCAGCGGCGGCAAAACGCGCCAATACCATTTGCTGCGCAGCCTTGCACAGCGCGGGCACCGTATCACCTTGTTGATGCACAGTAAGCAACCGGTGACAGCCGAAGAGCGTAAAGCACTTGAGCCGCTGCTTGAGCGCCTGATTGTCCTGCCGCGTCGCCCACTGCGAAGCCTGAAAACAATCGCTGCCGCTCTGTTTGCGCCCTACCCTCTGCTCACCAGTACCAACGGGTTGTCTAAAGGGTTGGAGCACGCTGCCCGTGATCTGCTGCAAGAACACTGGGACATCGTCCAGATCGAACACAGCTATACCTTTCAGCCTTATGAAAAGGTGCTGCGTGAAAAGCAGCAGCCCTTCGTCATGACCGAACACAACGTGGAGTCATCCCTTGGCAGCGCGACCTATGCCAACATGCCCGCCTGGCTGAAGCCCTTTGTCCACTACGACCAGTGGCGTTACCGGCGCTGGGAGCGCCGAGTGATGCAGCAAGCGGCGCAAGTCATTGCGGTTACCGAACAAGACGCCCAGCGTTTAGGCAGCATGCTCGGCCGCAAACTGCCTGTTGTGGTCAATGGCGTTGACTGTTCCTACTTCGCCGGCGCTCAACCCGCGCCTGAGCAACAACGCATCCTGTTCCTTGGCAACTACGAATACGCTCCTAACGTGGATGCCGCTAAATGGATGCTGGACGAAATCATGCCCCTTATTTGGGACAAATGCCCTGACGCCCGCCTGAGTGTCTGTGGTTATGCCCTGCCCGAAGAATGGGCGCAGCGTTGGCCAGACGCTCGCATCGAATGGCAGGGCTTTGTTCCAGACTTGCTAGCGCTGCAGTCGACCAGCTCGGTATTTCTCGCGCCACTGCGCCATGGCGGCGGCTCAAAGCTCAAAGTGCTGGAAGCGCTCGCCGCTGGCCTGCCGCTGGCTACAACCGCCCAAGGCGCATCCGGCCTGGCGCTTAAACCCGGACAGGACTATCTCGCGGGCGAAACCCCAGAGCAATTAGCCGAGGCTGTTGTGCAGCTTTTGCGCAGCCCTGAGACGGCGAAAAGAATGGGCGAAAATGGTCGTGCTTATGCACGTCAACATCATGACTGGAGCGTGGCAGCTGCCCAGCTGGAACAGGTCTATGCCACTCTGAACGCGGATCAAACAGCATGCGCATAG
- a CDS encoding mannose-1-phosphate guanylyltransferase/mannose-6-phosphate isomerase, with protein MTTAAILIPCIISGGAGTRLWPVSRESMPKPFIRLEDDQSLLQKTLLRVSALADIGSILTVTNRELLFQTLDHYREIKSSIAQEFLLEPFGRNTAPAIAAAALHVEERYGAQAQLLILPADHLITDQPAFKKAVGQARTLASQGLLVTFGITPERAETGFGYIEQGEPVGNGFKVKCFVEKPDHATAQSYLEGGRHLWNAGMFCFQAGTLLQELERYAPAVLQATQAALAEGSQLSGDHFKQRELNASAFEQAPDLSIDYAVMEHSEKVAAVPCSIGWSDIGSWQALREVFPADEHGNQIRAETILHDVSGCYIDSRKRLVAGLGIHDLLIIDTPDALLVADAKRPQDVKLIAQELKKRSHDAYKLHTTVSRPWGSYTVLEEGSRFKIKRIVVKPEASLSLQMHHHRSEHWIVVSGTAQVTNGEHQFLLNTNESTFIPAGHKHRLSNPGLIDLVMIEVQSGEYLGEDDIVRFDDVYGRAPGDDVEQA; from the coding sequence ATGACGACTGCCGCGATTCTTATTCCCTGCATTATTTCAGGTGGTGCAGGCACGCGACTGTGGCCTGTTTCCCGTGAAAGCATGCCCAAGCCATTCATCCGCTTGGAAGACGACCAAAGCCTTCTGCAAAAAACCCTTTTGCGGGTTTCAGCGCTAGCTGACATTGGCAGCATCCTCACAGTCACCAATCGTGAATTACTTTTTCAGACTCTTGATCATTACCGCGAAATTAAGAGCAGCATTGCGCAAGAGTTCTTGCTGGAGCCATTCGGCCGCAACACGGCCCCCGCTATTGCAGCTGCAGCTCTGCATGTTGAGGAACGGTACGGCGCCCAAGCCCAACTGTTGATTCTCCCCGCTGACCATCTAATTACGGATCAGCCCGCGTTCAAAAAGGCAGTTGGGCAGGCACGAACATTGGCCTCGCAGGGACTCCTTGTCACCTTTGGAATCACTCCCGAGCGAGCTGAAACCGGGTTTGGTTATATCGAGCAAGGGGAGCCGGTGGGGAACGGCTTTAAAGTCAAATGCTTTGTCGAAAAACCTGACCATGCCACCGCCCAATCCTATTTAGAAGGCGGCCGCCATCTTTGGAATGCGGGAATGTTTTGCTTCCAGGCAGGCACTCTGCTTCAAGAGCTTGAACGCTACGCGCCTGCAGTTCTTCAGGCCACTCAAGCTGCCTTGGCTGAGGGCAGCCAGTTGTCAGGCGATCATTTCAAACAGCGCGAACTGAATGCCTCTGCATTCGAACAGGCTCCTGACCTGTCTATTGACTACGCAGTTATGGAGCACTCGGAAAAAGTCGCCGCAGTACCCTGCTCCATCGGCTGGAGCGATATTGGCAGCTGGCAGGCTCTGCGTGAGGTATTTCCGGCCGATGAGCACGGCAACCAAATCCGCGCCGAGACCATTCTCCATGATGTGAGCGGGTGCTATATCGACTCCCGTAAGCGCCTTGTGGCCGGGTTGGGCATTCACGATCTTTTGATTATTGATACCCCGGACGCCCTTTTGGTTGCCGATGCTAAGCGTCCGCAAGATGTGAAACTTATCGCTCAAGAGCTCAAAAAGCGCAGCCACGATGCGTACAAACTGCACACAACGGTGAGTCGCCCCTGGGGCTCGTACACAGTGCTTGAAGAAGGCAGTCGCTTCAAAATCAAACGTATTGTGGTTAAACCAGAAGCCTCGCTCTCGCTGCAAATGCACCATCACCGCAGCGAACACTGGATCGTAGTCAGTGGTACCGCTCAGGTCACCAATGGTGAACATCAATTTCTGCTCAATACCAATGAGTCCACATTCATCCCTGCTGGGCACAAGCATCGCTTGAGCAACCCAGGACTGATTGATTTGGTGATGATTGAGGTTCAGAGCGGCGAGTACCTCGGCGAAGATGACATCGTACGCTTTGATGATGTCTATGGCCGCGCGCCTGGCGATGATGTGGAGCAAGCATAA
- a CDS encoding glycosyltransferase family 1 protein, translated as MRIGLDYRTVGTSPQSGISRQVYALEDALKALPDCSVSRFAVAPEGDSIRQNAHCPEWACPATSMHQPHQRLRFEACYLPSALRRNNIDLYISTFNMGLPLPPRPSGVRYALLIHDLFQITLKNYHANRWKALLYRITDYLSIAYSMHAADRVWTPSQYSANEAARLFPRQAHKLRVLPNQVNGFTGQPADLSAYALPERFWLLVGTRELRKNVPWFINVWQQARAESADVPALVLVGSLEHLPEAQRNLPGLQALGGLDDAHLHSLYLKAQRLWQPSYAEGFGLPVIEALSVGTPVAVATGTSLDEITPPSAPRFSPTDSAALHNLMLELANTPPHHNRQELIAWAARFNHEAYQKRLAELIEELR; from the coding sequence ATGCGCATAGGTCTGGACTACCGAACCGTCGGCACCTCCCCACAGTCGGGTATCAGCCGCCAGGTTTACGCCCTCGAAGATGCTCTCAAGGCACTGCCCGACTGCAGTGTCAGCCGTTTTGCCGTGGCACCGGAGGGTGATTCAATTCGCCAAAATGCGCACTGCCCGGAATGGGCTTGCCCGGCCACATCAATGCATCAACCACACCAGCGTCTGCGTTTCGAAGCTTGTTACCTGCCCAGCGCGTTGCGGCGCAACAATATCGACCTGTACATCAGTACGTTCAACATGGGCCTACCGCTTCCGCCACGCCCCTCTGGTGTCCGCTATGCCTTGCTGATTCATGATCTGTTCCAGATCACCTTGAAGAATTACCACGCTAACCGCTGGAAAGCGCTGCTTTACCGGATCACTGATTACCTGTCGATTGCCTATTCAATGCATGCCGCCGACCGGGTCTGGACACCCTCGCAGTACAGCGCGAATGAAGCTGCCCGCCTGTTTCCGCGGCAGGCTCATAAACTCAGGGTCCTGCCGAATCAGGTCAACGGATTCACAGGCCAGCCGGCAGACCTTTCAGCTTATGCGCTGCCTGAGCGTTTCTGGCTGCTGGTGGGCACCCGAGAGCTGCGCAAAAACGTTCCCTGGTTCATTAATGTGTGGCAGCAAGCCAGAGCCGAGTCTGCCGATGTACCGGCACTGGTTCTGGTGGGCAGTCTTGAACACTTGCCTGAAGCTCAGCGCAACCTGCCAGGGTTACAAGCATTGGGCGGGCTGGATGATGCTCACCTGCACAGCCTTTACCTGAAAGCGCAGCGCCTGTGGCAACCTTCTTACGCCGAAGGGTTCGGCCTGCCTGTGATTGAAGCCCTTAGCGTCGGCACGCCCGTGGCGGTAGCCACGGGCACCTCCCTGGATGAAATCACTCCGCCGTCGGCACCACGATTCTCGCCAACCGATTCGGCCGCGCTGCACAACCTGATGCTTGAGTTAGCCAACACACCGCCACACCACAATCGTCAAGAACTGATAGCCTGGGCCGCCCGTTTCAACCATGAGGCTTACCAGAAGCGCCTGGCTGAACTGATCGAGGAGCTGCGGTGA